Genomic DNA from Luteolibacter arcticus:
TCGTTGCGGGCGATCTTCGTCTCCATCACCTCACCGAGATTCATGCCGAGGAGATCCGCCATTTCAAACAACAGGATCCCCACGTCCGCGATCTCCGAGGCGATTTCGTCACGCCGCTCGTCCGCCCGTTTTTCCACCTGGTCCGGCTGCTGCCAGACGAAGTGTTGCAGCAACTCGCCCGCCTCGGCGGCGATGGCCACGGCCATGTCCTTGGGGTTGTGGAACTGCTGCCACTCGCGCGCGGCCACGAAGGACCGG
This window encodes:
- a CDS encoding nucleotide pyrophosphohydrolase, whose translation is MSDSIAELTVRIRSFVAAREWQQFHNPKDMAVAIAAEAGELLQHFVWQQPDQVEKRADERRDEIASEIADVGILLFEMADLLGMNLGEVMETKIARNEQRYPEDKSRGNNLKYNEL